The following coding sequences lie in one Pseudomonas sp. B33.4 genomic window:
- a CDS encoding protein-glutamate methylesterase/protein-glutamine glutaminase yields the protein MAVKVLVVDDSGFFRRRVSEILSADPSIQVVGTATNGKEAIDQALALKPDVITMDYEMPMMDGITAVRHIMQRCPTPVLMFSSLTHEGARVTLDALDAGAVDFLPKNFEDISRNPEKVKQLLCEKVHSISRSNRRFSAYSAPAPVAAPAPTPAPAPSSFGSHSSSHSTSAPARPAPAPAPTRAPAASASSPAPKRKAYKLVAIGTSTGGPVALQRVLTQLPANFPAPIVLIQHMPAAFTKAFAERLDKLCRISVKEAEDGDILRPGLALLAPGGKQMMIDGRGAVKILPGDERLNYKPCVDITFGSAAKSYGDKVLAVVLTGMGADGREGARLLKQGGSAVWAQDEASCVIYGMPMAIVKADLADAVYSLDDIGKHIVEACI from the coding sequence ATGGCAGTCAAAGTCCTGGTGGTGGACGATTCGGGTTTTTTCCGCCGCCGCGTCTCGGAAATTCTTTCTGCGGATCCGAGCATTCAGGTGGTCGGCACTGCAACCAACGGTAAAGAGGCGATTGATCAGGCGCTGGCACTCAAGCCGGACGTGATCACCATGGACTACGAGATGCCGATGATGGACGGCATCACGGCGGTGCGGCACATCATGCAGCGCTGCCCGACCCCGGTGTTGATGTTCTCTTCGCTGACCCACGAAGGCGCCCGGGTAACGCTGGACGCGCTGGACGCCGGCGCGGTGGATTTCCTGCCGAAGAATTTCGAAGACATCTCGCGTAATCCCGAGAAGGTCAAGCAACTGCTGTGCGAAAAGGTCCATAGCATCTCGCGCAGTAATCGTCGTTTCAGTGCTTATAGCGCTCCAGCGCCAGTGGCTGCACCAGCACCGACGCCTGCTCCGGCGCCGTCGAGTTTCGGCAGCCACAGCAGCAGTCACAGCACCAGCGCGCCGGCGCGTCCGGCTCCAGCGCCGGCACCGACTCGCGCCCCGGCCGCCAGCGCTTCGTCGCCAGCGCCGAAACGCAAAGCCTACAAACTGGTTGCCATTGGTACGTCGACTGGCGGCCCGGTTGCCCTGCAACGTGTGTTGACGCAGTTGCCGGCGAATTTCCCGGCGCCGATCGTACTGATCCAGCACATGCCGGCGGCGTTCACCAAGGCTTTTGCCGAACGTCTCGACAAGCTCTGCCGCATCAGCGTCAAGGAAGCCGAGGACGGCGACATCCTGCGTCCGGGCCTGGCGTTGCTGGCGCCGGGTGGCAAGCAAATGATGATCGATGGTCGTGGCGCGGTGAAGATCCTCCCGGGCGACGAGCGTCTGAATTACAAGCCGTGCGTGGACATCACCTTCGGTTCCGCAGCCAAGTCCTACGGTGACAAAGTTCTGGCGGTCGTGCTCACCGGCATGGGCGCCGATGGCCGTGAAGGCGCGCGTCTGCTCAAGCAGGGCGGCAGCGCGGTCTGGGCACAAGATGAGGCAAGTTGCGTGATTTACGGCATGCCGATGGCCATCGTTAAAGCCGACCTCGCCGACGCGGTATACAGCCTCGACGACATCGGCAAACACATTGTCGAGGCGTGTATCTGA
- the motD gene encoding flagellar motor protein MotD has product MARRRHQEEHVNHERWLVSYADFITLLFAFFVVMYSISSINEGKYKEISEALVGVFKDSDRALKPIQIGDERPKTVTPAKPLVKDAEQIDAGIAGASDPLKSIADDISAAFGDLISSNQMTVRGNELWVEIELNSSLLFGSGDAMPSDIAFNIIDKVAAILKPFDNPIHVEGFTDDQPIRTAQYPTNWELSSARSASIVRMLAMQGVNPGRLASVGYGEFQPVANNATAEGRGKNRRVVLVVSRNLDVRRSLTGTGTANAQPDAALKRAGTQTAPTPVKTPGRESAVNSPSPALTR; this is encoded by the coding sequence ATGGCTCGTCGCAGGCATCAGGAAGAACACGTCAATCACGAACGCTGGCTCGTGTCCTACGCGGATTTCATCACGTTGCTGTTCGCGTTCTTCGTGGTGATGTACTCGATTTCGTCGATCAACGAAGGCAAGTACAAGGAAATTTCCGAAGCGCTGGTCGGCGTTTTCAAAGACTCCGACCGCGCGCTCAAACCGATCCAGATCGGCGACGAACGGCCGAAAACCGTGACCCCGGCCAAGCCACTGGTCAAGGACGCCGAGCAGATCGACGCCGGTATCGCCGGCGCCAGCGATCCGCTGAAAAGCATCGCCGATGACATCAGCGCTGCGTTCGGTGACCTGATCAGCTCCAACCAGATGACTGTGCGCGGCAACGAGTTGTGGGTCGAGATCGAACTCAACTCCAGCCTGTTGTTCGGCAGCGGCGATGCCATGCCGAGCGACATCGCCTTCAACATCATCGACAAGGTGGCGGCGATTCTGAAACCGTTCGATAACCCGATTCACGTCGAGGGTTTCACCGACGATCAACCGATCCGCACTGCGCAGTACCCGACCAACTGGGAACTCTCCTCGGCGCGCTCGGCGAGCATCGTGCGCATGCTGGCCATGCAGGGTGTGAACCCTGGCCGATTGGCATCGGTGGGTTACGGCGAGTTTCAACCGGTGGCCAACAACGCTACCGCTGAAGGCCGGGGGAAAAACCGCCGGGTGGTTCTGGTGGTCTCGCGAAACCTCGATGTGCGCCGCAGCCTGACGGGCACTGGAACCGCTAACGCGCAACCGGACGCTGCGTTGAAGCGTGCTGGCACACAAACTGCACCGACCCCGGTCAAGACGCCGGGACGCGAGAGTGCCGTCAATTCTCCGTCACCCGCATTAACACGCTGA
- a CDS encoding chemotaxis protein CheA: MSFGADEEILQDFLVEAGEILEQLSEQLVELESRPDDADLLNAIFRGFHTVKGGAGFLQLNELVECCHIAENVFDILRKGERRVDAELMDVVLEALDAVNSMFSEVRERAPITAATPQLLAALARLAEPQSADATPASPVAEMIEELVVEGDSSGDITDNEFEQLLDSLNAVKAEAEAPAAAAPAQTANEAASDEITDAEFESLLDQLHGKGQFAVDAVAPAAAAPAAPAAGDSSDITDDEFEALLDQLHGKGNFAVDALESAIASAPAPAAPVAAAAGSDLISDHEFESLLDELHGKGKFSEVGTAAAGSASSVATPAAKAPAAAAAPKPAAKPEPKAEAPKPAAAAAPAPARAPATPPPEKPASEAETTVRVDTARLDEIMNMVGELVLVRNRLVRLGLNSGDEAMQKAVSNLDVVTADLQTAVMKTRMQPIKKVFGRFPRLVRDLARQLKKEINLELVGEETDLDKNLVEALADPLVHLVRNAVDHGIESPEEREASGKARGGRVVLAAEQEGDHILLSISDDGKGMDPNVLRAIAVKRGVMDKDAADRLSDTECYNLIFAPGFSTKTEISDVSGRGVGMDVVKTKISQLNGSINIYSTKGQGSKIVIKVPLTLAIMPTLMVMLGNQAFAFPLVNVNEIFHLDLSTTNVVDGQEVVIVRDKALPLFYLKRWLVSSAAHEEQREGHVVILSVGTQRIGFVVDQLVGQEEVVIKPLGKMLQGTPGMSGATITGDGRIALILDVPSMLKRYAARRI; this comes from the coding sequence ATGAGCTTCGGCGCCGATGAAGAGATCCTTCAGGATTTCCTGGTTGAGGCCGGCGAGATTCTTGAGCAACTGTCCGAACAACTGGTCGAGCTGGAAAGCCGTCCGGATGACGCAGATCTGCTCAACGCAATTTTTCGCGGTTTCCACACTGTAAAAGGGGGCGCCGGCTTCCTTCAGCTCAATGAGCTGGTGGAGTGCTGTCACATCGCCGAAAACGTGTTCGACATCCTGCGCAAGGGTGAGCGTCGCGTTGATGCAGAACTGATGGACGTTGTCCTCGAAGCGCTGGACGCGGTGAACAGTATGTTCAGCGAAGTCCGCGAGCGTGCTCCGATCACCGCTGCCACCCCGCAACTGCTGGCCGCTCTGGCGCGTCTGGCCGAACCGCAATCGGCGGACGCCACCCCGGCTTCGCCGGTGGCCGAGATGATCGAAGAACTGGTCGTTGAAGGCGACTCGTCGGGCGACATCACCGATAACGAATTCGAACAACTGCTGGATTCGCTGAACGCCGTCAAGGCCGAAGCCGAAGCCCCGGCCGCTGCTGCACCTGCGCAAACGGCCAATGAAGCAGCGAGCGATGAAATCACCGATGCCGAGTTCGAGTCGTTGCTCGATCAGTTGCACGGCAAGGGCCAGTTCGCGGTGGACGCGGTTGCACCAGCGGCGGCGGCTCCGGCTGCTCCGGCCGCGGGCGACAGCTCCGACATCACCGACGACGAATTCGAAGCATTGCTCGATCAGTTGCATGGCAAGGGCAACTTTGCCGTGGATGCGCTGGAGTCGGCGATTGCCTCGGCACCTGCGCCAGCCGCACCGGTTGCTGCGGCGGCCGGCAGCGATCTGATCAGCGATCACGAGTTCGAATCGCTGCTCGACGAATTGCACGGCAAAGGCAAGTTCTCCGAAGTCGGCACCGCTGCTGCTGGCAGTGCTTCGAGCGTCGCCACGCCTGCTGCCAAGGCACCGGCCGCTGCTGCAGCGCCCAAGCCTGCCGCCAAGCCTGAGCCGAAAGCCGAAGCGCCGAAACCGGCCGCCGCTGCTGCACCGGCTCCGGCCCGTGCGCCGGCGACACCGCCACCGGAAAAACCGGCGAGCGAAGCCGAAACCACCGTGCGCGTCGACACGGCACGTCTCGACGAAATCATGAACATGGTCGGCGAGCTGGTGCTGGTGCGTAACCGTCTGGTGCGTCTGGGACTGAACAGCGGCGATGAAGCCATGCAAAAGGCCGTGTCGAACCTCGACGTGGTCACGGCTGACTTGCAGACCGCCGTGATGAAGACGCGGATGCAGCCGATCAAGAAGGTCTTCGGGCGCTTCCCGCGTCTGGTTCGAGATCTGGCGCGTCAGCTGAAGAAAGAGATCAACCTGGAACTGGTGGGTGAAGAAACCGACCTCGACAAAAACCTTGTCGAGGCCCTGGCCGACCCGCTGGTCCACTTGGTGCGCAACGCTGTCGACCACGGCATCGAGTCGCCGGAAGAACGCGAAGCTTCGGGCAAGGCCCGTGGCGGTCGTGTTGTTTTGGCTGCCGAGCAAGAGGGTGACCATATCCTGCTGTCGATTTCCGATGACGGCAAAGGCATGGACCCGAACGTGCTGCGCGCCATCGCGGTAAAACGCGGCGTGATGGACAAGGACGCGGCCGATCGTCTCAGCGATACCGAGTGCTACAACCTGATTTTCGCCCCGGGTTTCTCGACCAAGACCGAGATCTCCGACGTGTCCGGCCGCGGCGTCGGCATGGACGTGGTGAAGACCAAGATTTCCCAGCTCAACGGTTCGATCAACATCTACTCGACCAAGGGCCAGGGCTCGAAAATCGTCATCAAGGTGCCGCTGACCCTCGCGATCATGCCAACCCTGATGGTCATGCTCGGCAACCAGGCGTTTGCGTTCCCGTTGGTCAACGTCAACGAAATCTTCCACCTCGACCTGTCGACCACCAACGTCGTCGACGGTCAGGAAGTGGTGATCGTGCGGGACAAGGCGCTGCCGTTGTTCTACCTCAAGCGCTGGCTGGTCAGTTCCGCCGCTCACGAAGAGCAGCGTGAAGGCCACGTGGTGATCCTTTCGGTGGGCACTCAGCGGATCGGCTTCGTCGTCGATCAACTGGTCGGCCAGGAAGAAGTGGTCATCAAGCCGTTGGGCAAAATGCTGCAGGGCACTCCGGGCATGTCCGGCGCCACCATCACCGGTGACGGCCGCATCGCGCTGATTCTCGATGTTCCAAGCATGCTCAAGCGTTACGCCGCACGGCGTATTTGA
- a CDS encoding ParA family protein has protein sequence MRVWAVANQKGGVGKTTSSIALAGLLAEAGKRVVVVDLDPHGSMTSYFGYDPDSLEHSNYDLFLHKGSVPQGLPGQLLLSTSDERISLLPSSTALATLERQSPGQSGLGLVIAKSLAQLWQDFDYAVIDSPPLLGVLMVNALAASQQLVIPVQTEHLAVKGLERMVNTLAMINRSRKQALPFSIVPTLFDRRTQASMHTLRVLRDKFPDEIWQGYIPVDTRLRDASRAGVTPSQFDGKSRGVLAYRALLKHLLAQQLVPQVA, from the coding sequence ATGAGAGTCTGGGCAGTCGCCAATCAAAAGGGTGGTGTCGGTAAAACCACATCTTCCATCGCTTTAGCCGGGTTGCTGGCCGAGGCGGGCAAGCGCGTGGTTGTGGTCGATCTCGACCCGCACGGCTCGATGACCAGTTATTTCGGTTACGACCCCGACAGCCTGGAACACAGCAACTACGACCTGTTTCTGCACAAGGGCAGCGTGCCGCAAGGCCTGCCGGGGCAGTTGTTGTTGTCGACCAGTGACGAACGTATTTCCCTGCTGCCATCGAGCACCGCACTGGCGACCCTTGAGCGTCAGTCGCCGGGGCAGAGTGGTCTGGGCCTGGTGATCGCCAAGAGTCTGGCGCAGCTGTGGCAGGACTTCGATTACGCGGTGATCGACAGCCCGCCGTTGCTCGGCGTGCTGATGGTCAACGCCCTCGCGGCGAGCCAGCAACTGGTGATCCCGGTGCAGACCGAACACTTGGCCGTCAAAGGCCTGGAACGCATGGTCAACACCTTGGCGATGATCAACCGCTCGCGCAAACAGGCGCTGCCGTTCAGCATCGTGCCGACCCTGTTCGATCGCCGCACACAAGCATCGATGCATACCTTGCGCGTGCTGCGCGACAAATTCCCCGACGAGATCTGGCAGGGTTATATCCCGGTCGATACTCGTCTGCGCGACGCCAGCCGTGCCGGTGTCACGCCTTCGCAATTCGACGGCAAGAGCCGTGGCGTACTGGCCTACCGCGCGCTGCTCAAGCACCTGTTGGCGCAACAACTTGTTCCGCAGGTGGCTTGA
- a CDS encoding chemotaxis protein CheW — translation MSSQATNAKGSEDPILQWVTFKLDNETYGINVMRVQEVLRYTEIAPVPGAPSYVLGIINLRGNVVTVIDTRQRFGLNSGEISDNTRIVIIEADKQVVGIMVDSVAEVVYLRQSEIETAPNVGNEESAKFIQGVCNKNNELLILVELDKMMSEEEWSDLENI, via the coding sequence ATGAGTAGTCAGGCGACGAATGCAAAAGGTTCTGAAGATCCGATCCTGCAATGGGTAACCTTCAAACTGGACAACGAAACCTACGGCATCAACGTGATGCGCGTTCAGGAAGTGTTGCGCTACACCGAGATCGCTCCGGTGCCGGGTGCGCCGAGCTACGTGCTGGGCATCATCAACCTGCGCGGTAACGTGGTCACCGTGATCGACACCCGTCAGCGCTTCGGCCTGAACAGCGGCGAGATCAGCGACAACACCCGTATCGTCATCATCGAAGCCGACAAACAAGTCGTCGGCATCATGGTCGACAGCGTGGCCGAAGTGGTTTATCTGCGTCAGTCGGAAATCGAGACGGCGCCGAACGTCGGCAACGAAGAGTCGGCCAAGTTCATCCAGGGCGTGTGCAACAAGAACAACGAACTGCTGATCCTCGTCGAACTCGACAAGATGATGAGCGAAGAAGAATGGTCGGATCTGGAGAACATCTGA
- a CDS encoding CheW domain-containing protein, which produces MNRPLKLTSKPQLALQSYLDSLLQEIPDALPTPVEVVEESTEALDEFQAAVLEEQARDAQKAARPAAPVAAPAVAAVAKAPVALIEEAAPVRASVSTLAPLLQTQLLKTAPQPTVVEPAPVPAPVAPAPVEQTLVPPLVEVHLPPSNTPPPVETDGRPAWASEAFECLLFDVAGLTLAVPLVCLGSIYSLAGHELTPLFGQPEWFLGILPSQAGNLKVLDTARWVMPDRYRDDFRQGLQYVISVQGYEWGLAVHQVSRSLRLDPNEIKWRSHRGQRPWLAGTVIEHMCALLDVSALAELIASGGAKHLSGHKPLHKPT; this is translated from the coding sequence ATGAATCGGCCTTTGAAGTTGACGTCGAAGCCGCAGTTGGCCTTGCAGTCGTATCTGGACAGTCTGCTGCAGGAGATTCCTGACGCGTTGCCGACGCCAGTCGAAGTTGTCGAAGAAAGTACCGAGGCGCTGGACGAGTTCCAGGCCGCGGTGCTGGAAGAGCAGGCCCGTGACGCGCAGAAAGCGGCCAGGCCTGCTGCGCCGGTTGCCGCGCCTGCCGTTGCAGCGGTTGCCAAAGCGCCGGTGGCTTTGATCGAGGAAGCAGCGCCAGTCCGTGCATCGGTCTCGACGCTCGCTCCGCTGCTGCAAACACAGTTGCTGAAAACCGCACCGCAACCGACTGTGGTCGAACCTGCTCCAGTTCCAGCTCCGGTCGCACCCGCACCCGTCGAGCAGACATTGGTCCCGCCGCTGGTGGAAGTGCATCTGCCGCCGAGCAACACGCCGCCACCGGTGGAAACCGATGGCCGTCCGGCCTGGGCCTCGGAGGCGTTCGAATGCCTGCTGTTCGACGTCGCCGGCCTGACGCTAGCCGTGCCGCTGGTGTGCCTCGGCTCGATCTACTCGCTGGCCGGCCACGAGCTGACGCCGCTGTTCGGTCAGCCGGAATGGTTCCTCGGGATCCTGCCGAGCCAGGCCGGCAACCTGAAAGTCTTGGACACCGCACGCTGGGTCATGCCGGATCGCTACCGCGATGACTTCCGTCAGGGCCTGCAGTACGTGATTTCGGTACAAGGTTACGAGTGGGGCCTGGCGGTGCATCAGGTCAGCCGCTCGTTGCGTCTGGACCCGAATGAAATCAAATGGAGAAGTCACCGGGGTCAGCGGCCATGGCTCGCCGGCACGGTGATTGAGCACATGTGTGCATTGCTTGACGTTTCCGCACTGGCCGAATTGATCGCCAGCGGTGGGGCAAAGCACCTGAGCGGCCACAAGCCGCTACATAAACCGACATAG
- a CDS encoding flagellar motor protein yields the protein MDVLSLIGIIMAFVAIIGGNYLEGGHLGALANGPAALIVLGGTIGAALLQSPMSAFKRAMQILAWILFPPRVDLAGGIDRVVNWSLTARKEGLLGLEGVADAEPDNYSRKGLQLLVDGAEPEAIRSILEVDFYTQEARDIEAAKVFESMGGYAPTIGIIGAVMGLIHVMGNLADPTQLGSGIAVAFVATIYGVASANLVLLPIAAKLKSIALRQSRYREMLLEGILSIAEGENPRSIELKLQGFMD from the coding sequence ATGGATGTTTTAAGCCTTATCGGGATCATCATGGCGTTCGTCGCCATCATCGGTGGTAACTACCTTGAAGGTGGTCACCTCGGTGCGCTGGCCAACGGCCCGGCGGCATTGATCGTACTGGGCGGCACCATCGGTGCCGCACTGCTGCAATCGCCGATGAGCGCGTTCAAACGCGCCATGCAGATCCTCGCCTGGATTCTGTTTCCGCCACGGGTCGATCTGGCCGGTGGCATCGATCGCGTCGTCAACTGGAGCCTCACCGCGCGCAAGGAAGGCCTGCTGGGCCTGGAAGGCGTGGCCGATGCCGAACCCGACAACTACTCGCGCAAAGGCCTGCAACTGCTGGTCGACGGCGCCGAGCCAGAAGCGATCCGCAGCATCCTCGAGGTGGATTTCTACACCCAGGAAGCCCGCGATATCGAGGCGGCAAAAGTCTTTGAAAGCATGGGCGGCTACGCGCCAACCATCGGCATCATCGGTGCGGTGATGGGCCTGATCCACGTGATGGGCAACCTCGCTGATCCGACGCAACTGGGCAGCGGCATCGCCGTGGCTTTCGTCGCGACCATTTACGGCGTGGCCAGTGCCAACCTGGTGTTGCTGCCAATCGCCGCCAAGCTGAAGTCAATCGCGTTGCGGCAGTCGCGTTATCGCGAAATGTTGTTGGAAGGGATCCTGTCGATCGCCGAAGGTGAAAACCCTCGCTCCATTGAGTTGAAGCTGCAAGGCTTCATGGATTAA